ATTCATATTATGGAACAAAATATTGTCTTTTTGGATAATATTTATTTTTGCCAATCCTATTTCAGGTTTTTGTGTTGTTCTAACATTATTTAATCCTAGTATAGATTTTATAATAAATTGATGACCATAGCATATACCCAAAACAGCCTTTTTTTCATTTATAAAATAATGCACAATATTTTTTAGATTTACATCCCATATATTATTATCTAACGCTGAAGCCTTAGAACCAGATATAATCAAGTGGGTATATTGGTCGATATTTTTTAAGTTTTCCAAGTCATTTGCATTAATAATTTGATAATCAATTTTAGAGTTTCTAATTGATTTTTTTATATTAACGTTAAAGTTTTCTATTTTTGAATTTTGCAAATTGCAATTAACAATTAATAGCACTATTCTCCCCCCAAAGCATAAAAGTAAATTTGCTAAACAGACATACTTTTATTAAACCCAGATTATTCATAAAAAATTATACAGCATACTATTCAAAGTTATATGAATAATCAAGGCTAAATAATTAATGTTTATACTTATTATTAATAGTTTCGATTACTTTATTATGTAAATATGGCTGTATTTGCGGATAAGTAATATCCTTTGGCATATAATCAAAAGTTGAAACCTTCTTAATTTCAAAATCAGGTAATTCACCTAATTTTTTTATTAAGCTAAAATATAATTTACCATAGCTTTTTTGTTTATTATTTTCAACAGAATAAATACAAACAGGAATAATATTAAAATCTTCTGCACCAGTTTCTTCGTAAAGTTCTCTATATGCTGCTTGATCAGGATTTTCTTCCTTTTCTATATGCCCACCAGGTATTTCCCAAGTTTGACGTTCTTTGTGCTGTACAAACAACCATTTATTATCATATATAGCTTCTATAACAACAAATTCTAACATACTATCATCAATTTCATTCAAATCATAAAAATCAACCTTTAACATTTAACTATCTCCTTACTTATTTTTAAATTTCCCTATGAATTCTTTCTTTTTCTCCATTAATTCATGCATACGATTAAATAATAAGTTATCCATTTTATGACCTTTCTCTAGAAAAAACATTGATATAGCTCCCAAACCAACATGTGTTCCAACTGCAACACCCATTTGCATTATATAAATATCTCCATCAAATTTGGTTTCATCTAAAATTTTATCTTTTAATCTATTTGCAACCTCAATAGCAGATGTATAACCAATAATTATAAAATCAGTAAGATACCAATCATTTCTATCTATAAATTCGCTTATATAATGCTTTAGTACCTTTTTTTCTCCTCTTTCCTTTGCTACAATAGAACCTTTTCCATGCTTCATAGTCATAATTGGTCTAAGTTTTAAAAGTTTACCTATAAAAGCGCTAGCATTAGATAATCTACCACTTCTTATTAAATGTGATAAATCATC
This portion of the Abyssisolibacter fermentans genome encodes:
- a CDS encoding NUDIX hydrolase, which produces MLKVDFYDLNEIDDSMLEFVVIEAIYDNKWLFVQHKERQTWEIPGGHIEKEENPDQAAYRELYEETGAEDFNIIPVCIYSVENNKQKSYGKLYFSLIKKLGELPDFEIKKVSTFDYMPKDITYPQIQPYLHNKVIETINNKYKH
- a CDS encoding type 1 glutamine amidotransferase produces the protein MLLIVNCNLQNSKIENFNVNIKKSIRNSKIDYQIINANDLENLKNIDQYTHLIISGSKASALDNNIWDVNLKNIVHYFINEKKAVLGICYGHQFIIKSILGLNNVRTTQKPEIGLAKINIIQKDNILFHNMNDIYSFVFHYQEVFNLTKDFNVLAKNSNCNIHAYQYKSLPVWGVQFHPEFDSFSSKAILHEVKNLEVISEEAFINDLIKDEDMKQNSIIFENFLNVKP